In Streptomyces thermolilacinus SPC6, a single genomic region encodes these proteins:
- a CDS encoding non-ribosomal peptide synthetase, protein MTTHVHTAGLPLTAGQKDIWFDEKLSGGGASYNTAIYWDIRGPLDRRLFRAALERLVEESECLRARFTDVEGEPRQFIEELDELPLTVTDVSDADDPAEAAREMIRADLRVPLVPTAVPYVPLFRLSVFTLAEDRTFFCLLNHHLVSDGFSYVIYWQRLSAIYAAMLAGTSLDEGRFPPLSTLIDAEAAYGESPRAERDRGYWEERFADRPEPVSLATRDAEPAQAFRRENTVLPERTADRLRDVAWDARVTWQTVLVAALGAYTGRMLGTGDVMLSLPVTARAGGTMQGIPGMVVNYVPLRLPVTPGMTRGDLLTATYQAFSQALKHQRHRVSRIRRAMGLASDDRRPFGPFINMMPQIEKLAIGPCDAIMYNTSTGLVDDLEFTVADKGADGIGVDLSGNESRYGQAEVRAHLRRFTDFLERFVTIAADVQLDTLDLLAPGEAGLLDAALTGPVRAEPYRGVVERVRDHAADRPDAPAVTDDGGTLTYAQLAGASSALSRRLTGGTGPVALLTEPGRDFITAELGVLGSGRAFLPLDPRAPLARLTGLLTDSGATCVLADTTHQALARQAAGDLPVLLLDGAQDPADDLAPVVGGPLDLAYVIYTSGSTGKPKGAMVQRGGMVNHLLAKVEELGLDHTDALVHNAPVTFDVTVWQTLTALLVGGRVRAVPRDAAADPDALFGVIADESLTVLEVVPSLLRATLDAWDTTGNAPRLPALRWMISNGEALPADLCARWFARHPHIALANVYGPTECSDDVTHAYARTAADVRADDASMPIGRPLRNTRLYVLGDDLRPVPQGVPGELFIAGAGVGRGYLGDPGRTATTFVPDPFAADGTRMYRTGDQVVLLADGQLLFTGRRDHQVKIRGQRIELGEVESALRALPDVSDAVAAAVTDPAGHQRLVGYVVTGADTAAVLERLADVLPEHMVPSLLLALDELPLTPHGKVDRKALPAPDFATTHTGGAPRSDAERILCEVLAEVLGLPRIGVDDSFFALGGDSISAIQVVSRARKAGLAVTSRDVFQHRTPAAIAAVARLTGRRADAVVEDGVGEIPLTPVIDQFRGEVSHLPAAARQYAQYATVSVPDGADPARLETVIGALLDRHDALRMRLTAPVPGLWNLEALPPGSVAASDVFGTVLVPAGADPDTALAEQVEAARGELSPEDARLVRAVLIDAGPAEPRRLLLVIHHLAVDGVSWRILLGDLETAWQAVAAGRDIRLDPVPTSYRRWARTLTDHARTASRVAELPLWDAQSEGDAVEVGERPLDPARDVHGTAGRLRIELPADRTAAVLGRVPAAFHAEVNEVLLTGLALALTDHDRRLTGRAATRALVELEGHGREHLGDGTDLSRTVGWFTSVFPVGLDIGELDRTSVWDGGDACGTALKRVKETLRALPDHGFGHGLLRHLNPQTAAALARRTTPRVGFNYLGRFSAGADGDWSMRAGASGLTAAPETPLRHVLEVVAMTEDRPEGPVLVAEWTWAGGLLAEDDVRRVADDWFRALDALAAHAARPGAGGRTPSEFPLVTVGQSEIEAYERDIDGLQDILPLSPLQRGLLFQAQFDRHGVDAYTLQVVMDVDGPLDRTALRAAVAALFDRNPGLRAAFRERDTGDPVQLVPAAVEPPWTEVDLTGVPAADIDAEVKRLTDEEWLHRFDVTRAPLTRFTVYRLGDTRHRVVWTAHHILVDGWSLSAVLAEELVTLWSNGADPSALPPVAPVRHYLEWSAAQDKAAAREAWQKELAGIDEPTRLGPADRSRVSVLPETLTVELPRALTDTVTAWAHANNLTMNTVAQGCWAVALGRLTGRHDVTFGAVASGRPEELPDVEQMVGAFMHTLPVRVRLDPSLTLEAMLADLQERQLRLERHQHLGLADVQQGAGIGELFDTVVSFHNYPSGVLDRIGERVPGLSMRAWEARVIAEYPLALGVFPGSRTGEPMRLEAQYRPDIFGADEAEAVLRRFTRVLETLAAAPGTTLGTLDVLGADERRLLLDDWSGAAATARTATTRATDVFEARAAAAPHKEAVVLGAEQVGYAELDARANRLARLLVDRGVGPEQIVAVMLPRTPEMVVAALAVLKAGAAYLPVDSAYPADRVAYMLDDARPVVLLTDTATAGRTAGLGADTLVLDEPGTAERLAALPGTVLTDADRVRPLRPGHPAYVIYTSGSTGRPKGVVVAHTGLLGMVHSLVERFGLDTDTRVLQFASFSFDASVWEFMLALLTGGTLVIADEECRTPGAPLVDLINRERINLAGLPPVVVGGLPEGSTLPADLRLAVAGEAVPAEIVERWSAHVRLYNGYGPTEAVVSSTVSGPLSGTGRPPIGRPTTAHRVHVLDRHLRPAPIGVVGELYVGGGLARGYLARPGLTAQRFVADPFGPAGERLYRTGDLVRWLPDGELDYVGRADDQIQLRGFRVELGEITSALLAQKGIEQATVIVREDEAGDRRLVAYVVAADPAALSDSSLSGTLRDRLAQSLPDYMVPSAVVALEAMPLTPQGKLDRKALPAPDLAGAARGRSPRTPVEEILCGLFADILSVPHVSIDDDFFEIGGHSLLATRLVSRARTALGVELPIRALFEARTVSALSAVVEAAAHARPPLRPAPKDTERPLSFTQQRQWFLNRREERADGTYNTPMAFRLTGRLDTAALQAALTDVAERHEVLRTVIPDTDGVPSLRVLDARTGGPALKARTVTEEGLTDALAAEADQGFDLTTEPPLRVRLLSTGPDECVLLLVFHHIAFDGWSIVPLLTDLSTAYRARCSGRAPQWAPLPVQYADFAVWQREMLGSEDDPDSVVSGQLAFWRDALAGLPDELALPTDFPRPEVAGSSGDVVMFDLEPELRGALVDIARQTGTTEFIVFQAALSALLTRLGAGTDIPLGVSVAGRTDEALNDLVGMFINSLVLRGDTSGDPTFRELLDRLRETDLAAYSHQDVPFDQVVDALKPARTLSRHPLFQVVLSVQSHGDQPLALPGLTVRPEYVGSDRAKLDLVMELLPWPGESGMRGLFNYSTDLFTRATAERMVAQFQQVLRTVAADPDVRLSGLELLTGEERERVLRTWNDTAHDLPPATLPDLFADRVARTPDAPAVGTGAHALTYADLDARSHRLARHLIASGAGPEQVVAVAVPRPADRAVAVLAVLKAGAAHVPLAADEPAGRIKALFADTRPVCVLTTAGLAGRLRSTGVTTVVLDGPEVRAGSAAPVTDADRTSPLRPEHAAYLIRAEAAAGRPRGTVVEHRAAAGHLAWALETGAAASTAGLFGPLLAGTGVPADEPLPLDWATPPTFTTGRGAWNTRAYVLDEWLTPVPPGVTGDLYIGGSHLARGYAGRPGATAERFVADPFGPAGSRLHRTGVRVKWDTEGNLLAPDASTAPESRPDTSSGGTAAQRLSPEEEVLCGIVADVLGVESFGAEENFFEARGASMDSMKSLRLVSLARKAGLGVSIADVFVHQTVRALAATLTAEPPTAPAPPPEPAPAPVTAPAPTRRHSTRVMADAIDETDRLGHADPFAPVLCIKPTGSRPPVFCLHSGVGFALSYLPLARHIGEEYPLYGIQAPCVVTGGPLPGSIEEIAADYIRMIKEVRPEGPYHLLGWSLGGLLAYEIAVQLRLAGDEVGLVANLDSYPRTGVSDERDEQRLLAWLLEGIGHHRSEFGDRDLVVGDVLDALRRDNSPMARMGEQRMTRMVDLMIHHQSLNTAYRPRDFDGTMQLFLAERSTWGEAGTGQVEKGPDKDRLWKPYFSGDLRVHRLACTHDDILAPGPLAELGPVVAAELDRLHQQRNGRDGS, encoded by the coding sequence ATGACGACTCACGTCCACACGGCCGGCCTGCCGCTCACCGCCGGGCAGAAGGACATCTGGTTCGACGAGAAGCTGTCCGGTGGCGGTGCCTCCTACAACACCGCCATCTACTGGGACATCCGCGGCCCGCTCGACCGGCGGCTCTTCCGCGCCGCGCTGGAACGGCTCGTGGAGGAGTCCGAGTGCCTGCGCGCCCGCTTCACCGACGTCGAAGGCGAGCCCCGGCAGTTCATCGAGGAGCTCGACGAGCTGCCGCTGACCGTCACCGACGTCAGCGACGCCGACGACCCCGCGGAGGCGGCCCGGGAGATGATCCGCGCCGACCTCCGCGTACCGCTCGTGCCGACGGCCGTCCCGTACGTGCCGCTGTTCCGGCTGAGCGTGTTCACCCTCGCCGAGGACCGCACGTTCTTCTGCCTCCTCAACCACCACCTGGTCTCCGACGGGTTCAGCTACGTCATCTACTGGCAGCGGCTGTCCGCCATCTACGCGGCGATGCTCGCCGGAACCTCCCTCGACGAGGGCCGCTTCCCGCCGCTGAGCACCCTGATCGACGCCGAGGCCGCCTACGGCGAGTCGCCGCGCGCCGAGCGCGACCGCGGCTACTGGGAGGAACGATTCGCCGACCGCCCCGAGCCCGTCAGCCTCGCCACCCGCGACGCCGAACCGGCCCAGGCGTTCCGGCGCGAGAACACCGTCCTGCCCGAGCGGACCGCCGACCGGCTGCGCGACGTCGCCTGGGACGCCCGCGTCACCTGGCAGACCGTCCTGGTCGCCGCGCTCGGCGCCTACACCGGGCGGATGCTCGGCACCGGCGACGTCATGCTGTCCCTGCCCGTGACCGCCCGGGCCGGCGGCACGATGCAGGGGATACCCGGCATGGTGGTCAACTACGTGCCGCTGCGGCTCCCCGTGACGCCCGGCATGACCCGCGGCGACCTGCTCACCGCGACGTACCAGGCCTTCTCCCAGGCGCTCAAGCACCAGCGCCACAGGGTCAGCCGCATCCGCCGCGCCATGGGCCTGGCCAGCGACGACCGGCGGCCGTTCGGCCCGTTCATCAACATGATGCCGCAGATCGAGAAGCTGGCCATCGGCCCCTGCGACGCCATCATGTACAACACCTCCACCGGCCTCGTCGACGACCTGGAGTTCACCGTCGCCGACAAGGGCGCCGACGGCATCGGCGTCGACCTCAGCGGCAACGAGTCCCGGTACGGGCAGGCCGAGGTGCGCGCCCACCTGCGCCGCTTCACGGACTTCCTCGAGCGTTTCGTCACCATCGCCGCCGACGTGCAGCTGGACACACTCGACCTGCTGGCGCCCGGAGAGGCCGGCCTGCTCGACGCCGCCCTGACCGGTCCCGTACGCGCCGAGCCCTACCGCGGCGTCGTCGAGCGCGTACGGGACCACGCCGCCGACCGCCCCGACGCACCGGCCGTCACCGACGACGGCGGCACCCTGACGTACGCGCAGCTCGCCGGGGCCTCCAGCGCCCTGTCCCGCCGCCTCACCGGCGGCACCGGCCCGGTGGCCCTGCTCACCGAACCGGGACGCGACTTCATCACCGCCGAGCTCGGCGTGCTCGGCTCGGGCCGCGCCTTCCTGCCGCTCGACCCGCGCGCCCCGCTGGCCCGCCTCACCGGCCTGCTCACCGACAGCGGCGCCACCTGCGTGCTGGCCGACACCACGCACCAGGCCCTCGCGCGGCAGGCGGCCGGTGACCTCCCCGTGCTCCTCCTCGACGGCGCCCAGGACCCCGCCGACGACCTCGCCCCCGTCGTGGGCGGCCCGCTGGACCTCGCGTACGTCATCTACACCTCCGGCTCCACGGGCAAGCCCAAGGGCGCCATGGTGCAGCGCGGCGGCATGGTCAACCACCTGCTCGCCAAGGTCGAGGAGCTGGGCCTGGACCACACCGACGCGCTCGTCCACAACGCGCCCGTCACCTTCGACGTCACCGTCTGGCAGACCCTGACCGCCCTGCTCGTCGGCGGCCGCGTCCGCGCCGTCCCCCGGGACGCCGCCGCCGACCCGGACGCCCTGTTCGGCGTCATCGCGGACGAGAGCCTCACCGTCCTGGAGGTCGTGCCCTCCCTGCTGCGCGCCACCCTGGACGCCTGGGACACCACCGGGAACGCGCCCCGGCTGCCCGCCCTGCGCTGGATGATCTCCAACGGCGAGGCGCTCCCCGCCGACCTGTGCGCCCGCTGGTTCGCCCGCCACCCGCACATCGCGCTGGCCAACGTCTACGGCCCCACCGAGTGCTCCGACGACGTCACCCACGCCTACGCGCGCACCGCCGCCGACGTGCGGGCCGACGACGCCTCCATGCCCATCGGGCGGCCGCTGCGCAACACCCGGCTGTACGTCCTCGGCGACGACCTGCGCCCCGTCCCGCAGGGCGTCCCCGGCGAACTGTTCATCGCCGGTGCGGGCGTCGGCCGCGGCTACCTCGGCGACCCCGGCCGGACGGCCACCACCTTCGTACCCGACCCGTTCGCCGCCGACGGCACCCGCATGTACCGCACCGGCGACCAGGTGGTGCTCCTCGCCGACGGGCAGCTGCTGTTCACCGGGCGCCGCGACCACCAGGTCAAGATCCGGGGCCAGCGCATCGAGCTGGGCGAGGTCGAGTCCGCCCTCCGCGCGCTGCCGGACGTCTCGGACGCCGTGGCCGCCGCCGTCACCGACCCGGCCGGGCACCAGAGGCTGGTCGGCTACGTCGTGACCGGCGCCGACACGGCCGCCGTACTCGAGCGGCTCGCCGACGTGCTGCCCGAGCACATGGTGCCGTCGCTGCTGCTCGCCCTGGACGAGCTGCCGCTGACCCCGCACGGCAAGGTCGACCGCAAGGCGCTGCCCGCCCCCGACTTCGCCACCACCCACACCGGGGGCGCGCCCCGCTCCGACGCGGAGCGCATCCTGTGCGAGGTGCTCGCCGAGGTCCTCGGCCTGCCCCGGATCGGTGTGGACGACAGCTTCTTCGCCCTCGGCGGGGACAGCATCAGCGCCATCCAGGTCGTCAGCCGCGCCCGCAAGGCCGGACTGGCCGTCACCTCCCGGGACGTCTTCCAGCACCGCACCCCCGCCGCCATCGCGGCCGTCGCCCGGCTGACGGGCCGACGGGCGGACGCGGTCGTCGAGGACGGCGTCGGCGAGATCCCGCTGACCCCCGTCATCGACCAGTTCCGCGGTGAGGTCTCCCACCTCCCCGCCGCCGCCCGCCAGTACGCCCAGTACGCGACCGTCTCCGTCCCCGACGGCGCCGACCCGGCCCGCCTGGAGACCGTCATCGGCGCCCTCCTCGACCGGCACGACGCGCTGCGCATGCGGCTCACCGCGCCCGTACCGGGCCTGTGGAACCTGGAGGCGCTCCCGCCGGGCTCCGTCGCCGCCTCGGACGTGTTCGGCACGGTCCTGGTGCCGGCCGGCGCCGACCCGGACACGGCCCTCGCCGAGCAGGTCGAGGCCGCCCGCGGCGAGCTGAGCCCCGAGGACGCCAGGCTGGTGCGGGCCGTGCTCATCGACGCCGGACCCGCCGAGCCGCGCAGGCTCCTGCTCGTCATCCACCACCTGGCCGTCGACGGGGTGTCCTGGCGCATCCTGCTCGGCGACCTGGAGACGGCCTGGCAGGCCGTCGCCGCGGGACGGGACATCCGCCTCGACCCCGTCCCCACCTCGTACCGGCGCTGGGCACGCACCCTCACCGACCACGCGCGCACCGCATCCCGCGTCGCCGAACTGCCGCTGTGGGACGCGCAGTCCGAAGGCGATGCCGTCGAGGTCGGCGAGCGTCCCCTCGACCCCGCCCGCGACGTCCACGGCACCGCGGGCAGGCTGCGGATCGAACTGCCCGCCGACCGCACCGCGGCCGTCCTCGGCCGCGTGCCCGCCGCCTTCCACGCCGAGGTCAACGAGGTCCTGCTCACCGGACTCGCCCTCGCCCTCACCGACCACGACCGCCGCCTCACCGGCCGGGCCGCGACCCGGGCCCTCGTCGAGCTGGAGGGCCACGGCCGCGAACACCTCGGGGACGGCACCGACCTGTCCCGCACGGTCGGCTGGTTCACCAGCGTCTTCCCCGTCGGCCTCGACATCGGTGAGCTCGACCGGACGTCCGTGTGGGACGGCGGCGACGCCTGCGGCACCGCGCTCAAGCGGGTCAAGGAGACCCTGCGCGCCCTGCCCGACCACGGCTTCGGCCACGGACTGCTGCGCCACCTCAACCCCCAGACCGCCGCCGCCCTCGCCCGCCGCACCACCCCCCGCGTCGGCTTCAACTACCTGGGCCGCTTCAGCGCGGGCGCGGACGGCGACTGGTCCATGCGGGCCGGCGCCTCCGGCCTGACCGCCGCGCCCGAGACCCCGCTGCGGCACGTCCTGGAAGTCGTCGCGATGACCGAGGACCGCCCCGAGGGCCCCGTCCTCGTCGCCGAGTGGACCTGGGCGGGCGGCCTCCTCGCCGAGGACGACGTCCGGCGCGTCGCCGACGACTGGTTCCGCGCCCTCGACGCGCTCGCCGCACACGCCGCCCGGCCCGGCGCGGGCGGCCGCACCCCTTCCGAGTTCCCGCTGGTCACCGTCGGCCAGTCGGAGATCGAGGCGTACGAGAGGGACATCGACGGGCTCCAGGACATCCTGCCGCTCTCCCCGCTCCAGCGCGGCCTGCTCTTCCAGGCGCAGTTCGACCGGCACGGCGTGGACGCCTACACGCTCCAGGTCGTCATGGACGTCGACGGTCCGCTCGACCGGACCGCGCTGCGCGCCGCCGTCGCCGCCCTCTTCGACCGGAACCCCGGCCTGCGGGCCGCGTTCCGCGAGCGGGACACCGGCGACCCGGTCCAGCTCGTGCCCGCCGCCGTCGAACCGCCGTGGACCGAGGTCGATCTGACCGGTGTTCCCGCGGCGGACATCGACGCCGAGGTGAAGCGCCTCACCGACGAGGAGTGGCTGCACCGCTTCGACGTCACCCGGGCCCCGCTGACCCGCTTCACGGTCTACCGGCTCGGCGACACGCGGCACCGCGTCGTGTGGACCGCCCACCACATCCTGGTCGACGGCTGGTCGCTCTCCGCCGTCCTAGCCGAGGAGCTGGTCACCCTCTGGTCCAACGGCGCCGACCCGTCCGCGCTGCCACCCGTCGCCCCCGTACGGCACTACCTGGAGTGGTCCGCCGCCCAGGACAAGGCGGCCGCGCGGGAGGCCTGGCAGAAGGAGCTGGCGGGCATCGACGAGCCGACCCGGCTCGGCCCCGCCGACCGGAGCCGCGTGTCCGTGCTGCCCGAGACGCTCACCGTCGAGCTGCCCCGGGCGCTGACCGACACCGTGACCGCCTGGGCGCACGCCAACAACCTGACGATGAACACCGTCGCGCAGGGCTGCTGGGCCGTCGCCCTCGGGAGGCTCACCGGCCGCCACGACGTCACGTTCGGCGCCGTCGCGTCCGGACGCCCCGAGGAGCTCCCCGACGTCGAGCAGATGGTCGGCGCCTTCATGCACACCCTTCCCGTACGGGTGAGGCTGGACCCGTCGCTGACCCTCGAGGCGATGCTCGCCGACCTCCAGGAGCGCCAGCTCCGCCTGGAGCGGCACCAGCACCTCGGCCTCGCCGACGTCCAGCAGGGCGCCGGGATCGGCGAACTGTTCGACACGGTCGTCAGCTTCCACAACTACCCCTCCGGCGTGCTCGACCGCATCGGCGAGCGCGTCCCCGGGCTGAGCATGCGCGCCTGGGAGGCCCGGGTCATCGCCGAATACCCGCTCGCCCTCGGCGTGTTCCCCGGCTCGCGGACCGGTGAGCCGATGCGCCTGGAGGCCCAGTACCGGCCCGACATCTTCGGCGCCGACGAGGCCGAAGCGGTCCTCCGCAGGTTCACCCGCGTCCTGGAGACCCTCGCCGCCGCACCCGGCACCACGCTCGGCACCCTCGACGTGCTCGGCGCAGACGAGCGCCGCCTGCTGCTCGACGACTGGTCCGGCGCGGCCGCCACGGCCCGGACGGCCACCACGCGGGCCACCGACGTCTTCGAGGCACGCGCCGCCGCCGCGCCGCACAAGGAGGCCGTCGTCCTCGGCGCCGAGCAGGTCGGCTACGCGGAGCTCGACGCCCGCGCCAACCGCCTCGCGCGGCTCCTCGTGGACCGGGGCGTGGGCCCCGAGCAGATCGTCGCCGTGATGCTGCCGCGCACCCCCGAGATGGTGGTGGCCGCCCTCGCGGTCCTCAAGGCGGGCGCCGCGTACCTGCCCGTCGACTCCGCCTACCCCGCCGACCGGGTCGCCTACATGCTCGACGACGCCCGCCCGGTCGTCCTGCTCACCGACACGGCGACCGCGGGACGCACGGCCGGCCTCGGGGCCGACACCCTCGTCCTCGACGAACCCGGCACCGCCGAGCGGCTCGCCGCACTGCCCGGCACGGTCCTCACCGACGCCGACCGGGTGCGCCCGCTGCGGCCCGGGCACCCGGCGTACGTCATCTACACCTCCGGCTCCACCGGCCGGCCCAAGGGCGTCGTCGTGGCGCACACAGGGCTGCTGGGCATGGTCCACAGCCTCGTCGAACGCTTCGGACTCGACACGGACACCCGCGTGCTCCAGTTCGCGTCCTTCAGCTTCGACGCCTCCGTCTGGGAGTTCATGCTGGCGCTGCTCACCGGCGGCACCCTGGTCATCGCCGACGAGGAGTGCCGCACCCCCGGCGCGCCCCTCGTGGACCTGATCAACCGCGAGCGGATCAACCTCGCCGGTCTGCCGCCCGTCGTCGTCGGCGGACTGCCCGAGGGCAGCACCCTCCCCGCCGACCTGCGGCTGGCCGTGGCGGGCGAGGCCGTCCCCGCCGAGATCGTCGAGCGCTGGTCCGCCCACGTCCGGCTGTACAACGGCTACGGCCCCACCGAGGCCGTCGTCAGCTCCACCGTCAGCGGCCCGCTCTCGGGCACCGGACGCCCGCCCATCGGCAGGCCCACCACCGCCCACCGCGTCCACGTCCTGGACCGTCACCTGCGGCCCGCGCCCATCGGGGTCGTGGGGGAGCTGTACGTCGGCGGCGGCCTCGCCCGCGGCTACCTGGCCCGCCCCGGGCTCACCGCCCAGCGGTTCGTGGCCGACCCGTTCGGTCCCGCGGGGGAGCGCCTGTACCGCACCGGCGACCTGGTGCGCTGGCTGCCGGACGGCGAACTGGACTACGTCGGCCGCGCCGACGACCAGATCCAGCTCCGCGGCTTCCGCGTCGAGCTCGGCGAGATCACCTCGGCGCTGCTGGCGCAGAAGGGCATCGAGCAGGCCACCGTGATCGTCCGTGAGGACGAGGCGGGCGACCGCCGCCTGGTGGCGTACGTCGTGGCCGCCGACCCCGCCGCGCTGTCCGACTCCTCGCTCAGCGGCACCCTGCGCGACCGGCTCGCCCAGTCGCTGCCCGACTACATGGTGCCCTCGGCGGTCGTCGCCCTGGAGGCCATGCCGCTCACCCCGCAGGGCAAGCTCGACCGCAAGGCGCTGCCCGCGCCCGACCTCGCGGGGGCGGCGCGCGGCCGCAGCCCGCGCACCCCCGTCGAAGAGATCCTCTGCGGCCTGTTCGCCGACATCCTGTCCGTACCGCACGTCTCCATCGACGACGACTTCTTCGAGATCGGCGGGCACTCGCTGCTGGCGACCCGGCTGGTCAGCCGCGCCCGCACCGCCCTCGGGGTCGAGCTGCCGATCCGCGCCCTGTTCGAGGCGCGGACCGTCAGCGCCCTCTCGGCCGTCGTCGAGGCCGCCGCCCACGCCCGGCCGCCCCTGCGGCCCGCCCCGAAGGACACGGAACGCCCCCTGTCCTTCACCCAGCAGCGGCAGTGGTTCCTCAACCGCCGCGAGGAGCGCGCCGACGGCACGTACAACACGCCGATGGCCTTCCGCCTGACGGGCCGTCTGGACACCGCCGCCCTCCAGGCCGCCCTGACCGACGTGGCCGAGCGGCACGAGGTCCTGCGGACCGTCATCCCCGACACCGACGGCGTGCCGTCGCTGCGGGTGCTCGACGCGCGCACCGGAGGGCCCGCGCTCAAGGCCCGCACCGTCACCGAGGAGGGGCTGACCGACGCGCTGGCCGCCGAGGCCGACCAGGGCTTCGACCTCACCACCGAACCGCCGCTGCGCGTACGGCTGCTGTCCACCGGTCCGGACGAGTGCGTGCTGCTGCTGGTCTTCCACCACATCGCGTTCGACGGCTGGTCCATCGTGCCGCTGCTCACCGACCTGTCCACCGCCTACCGGGCCCGGTGCTCCGGGCGCGCCCCGCAGTGGGCGCCGCTGCCCGTGCAGTACGCCGACTTCGCTGTCTGGCAGCGCGAGATGCTCGGCTCCGAGGACGACCCGGACAGCGTCGTGTCGGGGCAGCTCGCCTTCTGGCGGGACGCCCTCGCGGGCCTGCCGGATGAGCTGGCCCTGCCGACCGACTTCCCGCGCCCCGAGGTGGCCGGGTCCTCCGGTGACGTGGTGATGTTCGACCTGGAGCCCGAACTGCGCGGCGCGCTGGTCGACATCGCCCGGCAGACCGGGACGACCGAGTTCATCGTCTTCCAGGCCGCCCTGTCCGCGCTGCTGACCCGGCTGGGCGCCGGGACCGACATCCCGCTGGGCGTCTCGGTCGCCGGACGCACCGACGAAGCGCTCAACGACCTCGTCGGCATGTTCATCAACTCCCTGGTCCTGCGCGGCGACACCAGCGGCGACCCCACCTTCCGCGAGCTGCTCGACCGGCTCCGGGAGACCGACCTCGCCGCCTACTCCCACCAGGACGTGCCGTTCGACCAGGTCGTCGACGCGCTCAAGCCGGCCCGTACGCTGTCCAGGCACCCGCTGTTCCAGGTGGTGCTGAGCGTGCAGAGCCACGGTGACCAGCCGCTGGCGCTGCCCGGCCTCACCGTCAGGCCCGAGTACGTGGGCTCCGACCGGGCCAAGCTCGACCTGGTCATGGAACTGCTGCCGTGGCCCGGCGAGAGCGGCATGCGAGGCCTGTTCAACTACAGCACCGACCTGTTCACCCGGGCCACCGCCGAGCGCATGGTCGCCCAGTTCCAGCAGGTGCTGCGCACGGTGGCGGCCGACCCCGACGTCCGGCTCAGCGGCCTGGAGCTGTTGACCGGCGAGGAGCGGGAGCGGGTGCTGCGCACCTGGAACGACACCGCCCACGACCTGCCGCCGGCGACGCTGCCCGACCTGTTCGCCGACCGGGTCGCCCGTACCCCGGACGCGCCCGCCGTCGGGACGGGCGCCCACGCCCTGACGTACGCCGACCTCGACGCCCGCTCCCACCGGCTGGCCCGCCACCTGATCGCGTCGGGGGCCGGCCCCGAGCAGGTCGTCGCCGTGGCGGTGCCCCGGCCCGCCGACCGGGCGGTGGCCGTGCTGGCGGTCCTCAAGGCGGGCGCGGCCCACGTGCCGCTGGCGGCGGACGAACCGGCGGGCCGGATCAAGGCCCTGTTCGCCGACACCCGCCCGGTGTGCGTCCTGACCACGGCGGGCCTCGCGGGGCGGCTCCGCAGCACCGGCGTGACCACCGTGGTCCTCGACGGACCCGAGGTGCGCGCGGGCTCGGCCGCGCCGGTGACCGACGCCGACCGCACGAGCCCGCTGCGGCCCGAGCACGCCGCCTACCTCATCCGCGCCGAGGCGGCGGCGGGCCGCCCGCGCGGCACCGTGGTGGAGCACCGGGCGGCCGCGGGCCACCTGGCGTGGGCGCTGGAGACCGGGGCGGCCGCGTCGACGGCCGGCCTGTTCGGCCCGCTGCTCGCCGGCACCGGCGTCCCGGCCGATGAGCCGCTGCCGCTGGACTGGGCGACTCCGCCGACGTTCACCACCGGCAGGGGAGCCTGGAACACCCGGGCGTACGTCCTGGACGAGTGGCTCACCCCCGTACCGCCCGGCGTGACCGGCGATCTGTACATCGGCGGCTCCCACCTCGCCCGCGGCTACGCGGGCCGCCCCGGCGCCACCGCGGAGCGGTTCGTGGCCGACCCGTTCGGCCCGGCGGGCTCGCGGCTCCACCGGACCGGTGTGCGGGTGAAGTGGGACACGGAGGGCAACCTGCTGGCGCCCGACGCCTCGACCGCCCCGGAGTCCCGTCCGGACACGTCCTCCGGGGGGACGGCCGCACAGCGGCTGAGCCCGGAGGAGGAGGTGCTGTGCGGAATCGTGGCGGACGTGCTGGGCGTGGAGTCGTTCGGCGCCGAGGAGAACTTCTTCGAGGCGCGGGGGGCGAGCATGGACAGTATGAAGTCGCTGCGCCTGGTGAGCCTGGCGCGCAAGGCGGGGCTGGGCGTCAGCATCGCGGACGTCTTCGTCCACCAGACGGTCCGCGCCCTGGCGGCCACCCTGACGGCGGAGCCGCCGACGGCCCCGGCGCCCCCGCCGGAACCGGCCCCCGCGCCCGTGACCGCCCCCGCGCCGACCCGCCGTCACAGCACCCGCGTCATGGCGGACGCCATCGACGAGACGGACCGCCTCGGCCACGCCGACCCGTTCGCCCCGGTGCTGTGCATCAAGCCGACCGGCAGCCGCCCGCCCGTCTTCTGCCTGCACAGCGGCGTCGGGTTCGCCCTGTCGTACCTGCCGCTCGCCCGTCACATCGGCGAGGAGTACCCGCTGTACGGCATCCAGGCGCCCTGCGTCGTCACCGGCGGGCCGCTGCCCGGCAGCATCGAGGAGATCGCGGCCGACTACATCCGGATGATCAAGGAGGTGCGGCCCGAGGGGCCCTACCACCTGCTCGGCTGGTCCCTCGGCGGACTGCTCGCCTACGAGATCGCCGTCCAGCTCCGGCTGGCCGGGGACGAGGTCGGCCTGGTCGCCAACCTGGACTCCTACCCGCGCACCGGCGTCAGCGACGAGCGGGACGAACAGAGACTGCTCGCCTGGCTCCTGGAGGGCATCGGGCACCACCGGTCCGAATTCGGCGACCGCGACCTCGTCGTCGGGGACGTCCTCGACGCGCTGCGGCGCGACAACAGCCCGATGGCACGCATGGGGGAGCAGCGCATGACCCGCATGGTGGACCTGATGATCCACCACCAGTCGCTCAACACCGCGTATCGGCCGCGCGACTTCGACGGCACGATGCAGCTCTTCCTCGCCGAGCGGTCGACGTGGGGCGAGGCGGGCACCGGCCAGGTGGAGAAGGGCCCCGACAAGGACCGGCTCTGGAAGCCGTACTTCAGCGGTGACCTGCGCGTCCACCGGCTCGCCTGCACCCACGACGACATCCTCGCCCCCGGTCCGCTCGCCGAGCTCGGCCCGGTCGTCGCCGCCGAACTGGACCGGCTCCACCAGCAGCGGAACGGACGTGACGGGTCATGA